Sequence from the Lysobacter capsici genome:
GGCAGATTGATTTCGTCGCCGCCGCGCGGGCCGTGCTCGGCCTCCCACAGCGTGCCGGTGCGCGGGTCGACCGCCAGCGATTGCATGTTGCGATGGCCGTAGCTCCAGATCTCCGGGCGCGCGTCCTTGCGGCCGACGAAGGGATTGTCGGCCGGCACGCTGCCGTCGAGATTGAGCCGCACCAGCTTGCCCTGCAGTTTGTCGAGTTCCTGCGAGGCCATGCGCTGCTGGCGCTCGCCCTGGGTGATGAAGATATGTCCGTTCTTGTCGAAGGCCAGACGCGAGCCGAAGTGATTGGGGCCGACCAGTTTGGGCTGCTGCTGATAGATCACCTTGACGTCCGACAACGCGGCATCGCCCAGGGTCGCCGACGCCACCGCGGTGCCGGCGCTGCCGTCCGGGCCGGGTTCGGCGTAGCTCAGGTAGATGCGTTTGCTGGCGGCGAAATCCGGCGCGAGCACCACGTCGAGCAGGCCGCCCTGGCCCTTGGCCCATACCGCCGGCACGCCGGCGATCGGCGCGGAGATCGCGCCGTCGGCGCCGACGCGGCGCAGGCGTCCGGGACGTTCGGTGACCAGGAACGCGCCGTCGGGCAGCAATGCCACCGACCACGGATGATCGAGCCCCGAGGCGATCTCGTGCACGCGCACCGGCCCGGCCTCGCTGGGAACTTCGTGGGACGCGCGTTGCGCCGGCGCCGGCACGGGTTGAGCGGCGGCGGCTTCGGCCTGGCCGCCGCGCTGGCAGGCGCACAGGCCGAGCAGCAGAACCAGGGCCGGAATCGTGCGGGTGAGGGCAGTCGTCATGCGGTCGCTCCTGTGAGGGAAAAGCTTCGGCGAGCCACACCATAGCCGCTGGCCGCGGGTCGGACAAACGCATCGCGCGATGCGCGGGCTTGCGCGGCGACGCCGGCGAAAACGTGATCGCGCGCGGCGGCGGCTTGCCAGCCGCGGGCATGCGGCGGCATGCTCCGATCCGCGCCGGCAGCCGGCGCGGCCGCAATGATGCGTCGCCATCCGCACGGCGG
This genomic interval carries:
- a CDS encoding PQQ-dependent sugar dehydrogenase, translating into MTTALTRTIPALVLLLGLCACQRGGQAEAAAAQPVPAPAQRASHEVPSEAGPVRVHEIASGLDHPWSVALLPDGAFLVTERPGRLRRVGADGAISAPIAGVPAVWAKGQGGLLDVVLAPDFAASKRIYLSYAEPGPDGSAGTAVASATLGDAALSDVKVIYQQQPKLVGPNHFGSRLAFDKNGHIFITQGERQQRMASQELDKLQGKLVRLNLDGSVPADNPFVGRKDARPEIWSYGHRNMQSLAVDPRTGTLWEAEHGPRGGDEINLPQPGKNYGWPLITNGIDYSGLKIAEAQGKEKPGLESPYHVWEVSPALSGMAFYTGHAGSPWNDSLFLGALADGSLIRLTLDGDKVVKEERLLRSLGWRIRDVRVSGDGKVFVLTDEDQGKLLRLDPPAGK